The following is a genomic window from Saprospiraceae bacterium.
CCAATGTTAGTTCGTCGTTATTCAACCCTCGAATATTCCACTTGGCCAAGCGAGTCACAAATTGTTGAATTTCAGCAATTCCAGCAATATCAAGTATATAAAAAATCAAATCAAACAACCACTCTTTGATACCATCAGGTTTGCATGGGTGTTGATAAGCGCCTTCATAAATAAAATATACCAAATGTTTTAAGATACGTTTGAATCTTGTTGGAAAAAGTAAAATGATATCCAATAACTCCATGACTACTCAAACCTTAATGCTTTTACCGGGCTGATTTTAGTCACAAGCATTGTAGGAATGATCAATGCAAAAACTGTGATTATTAACGTAGACACGTTTAAAATAATAATGGTTACGGGATCGATCTGAATCGGTGCGGTGTCCATGTAATAATTGGCTTCATCCAGTTTTATAAATTTAAAATACTTTTGGGAAATAGCGATTCCCAGGCCTATAAAATTTCCAATCAACAATCCATACCCAATAATATAAGCCGCATGATACAAAAATATCTTTCTGATACCCCAGTTATTCATGCCTAAAGACTTGAGTGTACCTATCATTTGTGTTCTTTCAAGGATCAGAATCAGTAATACTGTGATCATATTGATGATGGCAACCACGATCATCAGCTGAAGGATTATTTTTTCGTTGATATCCTGAAGATCGAGCCACTCAAATATGGATGGCCACTTAGATCTTACCGATTCAGCATAGTATTTTTGCGAAACCACTTCGTAGTAAACATAATCCGAAATAATGTCCATGTCCTTGTAGTTTTCTAACGTTACCTCCATGCCTTGAACATCTACTTTATCCCATCCAAGAATTTCCTGCAATTTCCGTATATCCACTACCCCGAATCTCTTATCATATTCTTCCATTCCCGTATTGTAAATGCCGGAAATTTCAAACCTCCTTTTTATCTGCTGATTGTCTCTCAAGAAGCTTAAGACCACTTTCTGACCAGTCTTCAACATCATTTTGGATGCAATGTTTTTTGATATCAAAATTTCAGAAGAAGACGTATCTTTTTGATATTGAATGGGTAATCCGTCAATGATGAAAGATTTCAGGGTATTCCATTCATAATCAGCATCTACTCCTTTGAGAAACATGCCATGAAATTGTTCCTTTGTACTGAGTAGACATGGTACCATGATGTAAGGATGTACGCCTTTCACTCCTCCTTGGGTACGTTTGTCTACAGCCTTATTTTTGATTTTAATACCGGCAATTTCCAAAGGTTCCTGATATTCAACATATTTGATTTCCCTGATATCATCATATTGTTTTTCATTTTTATCAATAGGTACAAGTTCAAACTCTCTGTTGATATTGTTGTCTGTAATATGAATGTGTCCCCAGAATCCAAAGATTTTATTTGTGATCTCACTCTTAAACCCTGAAATCACAGAAGTAGTCAGTATCATCACCGAAAGGCTGATAGCGATGGCAACAATGGCTATTCTTATAATAACCCTTGTAAATGTATTGGAATTAGTGGTCGCTATCCTTTTAGCTATAAAATGTTCAATATTCATTCAATCTTTCCGAATAATTCGCTTAAATAACCTACTTTTGCAGCTCAAAATTGCAAAAATACGAAGATTTCAATCGTATTCATTCATCAAACAGAAGGTAATTAGTTTTATA
Proteins encoded in this region:
- a CDS encoding ABC transporter permease; protein product: MNIEHFIAKRIATTNSNTFTRVIIRIAIVAIAISLSVMILTTSVISGFKSEITNKIFGFWGHIHITDNNINREFELVPIDKNEKQYDDIREIKYVEYQEPLEIAGIKIKNKAVDKRTQGGVKGVHPYIMVPCLLSTKEQFHGMFLKGVDADYEWNTLKSFIIDGLPIQYQKDTSSSEILISKNIASKMMLKTGQKVVLSFLRDNQQIKRRFEISGIYNTGMEEYDKRFGVVDIRKLQEILGWDKVDVQGMEVTLENYKDMDIISDYVYYEVVSQKYYAESVRSKWPSIFEWLDLQDINEKIILQLMIVVAIINMITVLLILILERTQMIGTLKSLGMNNWGIRKIFLYHAAYIIGYGLLIGNFIGLGIAISQKYFKFIKLDEANYYMDTAPIQIDPVTIIILNVSTLIITVFALIIPTMLVTKISPVKALRFE